The sequence TGAGCTCGAACCACTTGACGATGTCCTTGTCGCCCTTTACGTAGAGCTTGAAGATGTAGTACGGATCCTTCGGCCCCATCGTCTTGTTGGTTTCCGGGATTGGAACGTCGTTGTAGAAGGTGTGCTCCACAGCCAGGGTTACCTTCGTGACGTTTATCCCGGCCTTCTCGGCCCTCTCAACGTCCCCCGGTGAGAAGCTGTAAACCATGTGTGGGTACCTTATGTAGTCGAGGTGAATTCCGTCGAAGCCCATTGAGATTAGCTCCTTGGCGATGTTCTCGAGAACCTTGAGGTACTCTTTATTACTCAGCCTGACCCTCCCTGGGACAGGATATGCCTCCCAGTTCTTTGAGGCCTTTCCAACGTGCCAGATCGGGTCGGTCTTTCCAAAGAAGTACTTGTCATAGTGGACTATCATCCAGGCGTGAACCCTGATGCCGTTTCTGTGTGCCTCCTCGAGGAGCGGCTTCAAGATGTTGGTTGTGTTGTACGGATAGGCCGGGTAAGTCCTCTCCGGATAGACCTTGCTCGGGTAGATTACGTAGCCAGTGGTGAGTTTTACCTCGATGAACACGTCTGTTATCCCGGCCTCCTTGAGCTCGCTTACGAGCCTTTCGGCGGCCGTTTTCAGGGCCTTCTCCTTCACATCCTCTGGTATGTTGGGGTAGACTTTCTCGTCGAAGGGGTTGCTGTAGCCGAGCTCCTCAAGGGCCTCCTGGTAGTACGCCCTGTAAGTGCTCGGCCACATCCAGACCCCTGAGACAACCTTCTGGTCAATCTTTTTCTGCTCAGCCTTTGCGACCGTAGCGGAGGGCACTGTCACTAGGGACATCACTACCAAAAGAACGAGGGCCAGTACAAGGGGCTTCTTGACCATGGTATCACCTCATCCTTTCTCGATTTAAAACTATTTAAAATATTCGGCTAATTTTGTTAACTTTCTTGCGAATTTTGAACATTTCTTATACAACTCTGGACAATATTATCGGCAGAATGTTGGAAGTAGAGGGCGATAAGGGAAATCAATGAGAAGTCTTCGCGATATTTTTATTGATATATACCCGATCCGACCAATAAGAAGAACTTTAGCTGACGTTTCTTCCTTCTTTGTCAAAAGCCTAGCTAAAAATTGTGAAAAAGGCTCAGAGGCCGAGTTTGATTTTTGCCGCGTACTCTGCTGCCTTCTGAACGTACACCTTGTAATCCACCGCCTGAACCGCCGCGGGATCAACATAGTGGCTCACAACGTACGGAGCAACCAAACCAATAACAACACAAGCCAAAGCAAGGATTAGGCAAACACCACTCAAACCCCAGCACTCCCTAGCGTCAATATCTTTCTTGGGCTTCCCAAGCCAAACCTCATAAAACACCCTAACATAAGCCACCAAAGCAGTCACCGAACTAACAACAAGCACCAAAGCCAGCACTGGATTCTTATCCAAAAACGCGTTGAAGAGGAGTAACTTGCTGAAAAACACGTTGAACGGTGGCACACCAACGAGACTCAGCGAAGCTACCGCCAGGCTGAAGGTCGCCACCGGCATCCTCCTCCCAAGCCCAGCCAAGTCCTCCAAATTCCTTGAGCCGGTAGCGTGAATAAACACTCCCGCAGAGAGGAAGAGTAAAGCTTTAGCGACGGCGTGATTCACCATGTGGAAGATTGCCGCGCTCAAAGCCAACTCACTCCCAACGCCCACAGCCATGATCAAGTAGCCCATGTGCATTATTGTCGAGTAGGCGATCAGCCTTTTCACGTCCTTCTGCACGAGCATCATTAACGCCCCGAACAGGGCTGAAACCGCCCCAAGGAGCATTAGGACAACACTGAGCGCGTGAACTACACTGGACAGACCGGATGTCAAAGTCCCACCGTAAACCGTGTACAGGAACCTGGCCAGAGCGTAAACGCCAACGTTAACCACTAATCCAGAGAGTATCGCCGAAATTGGACTCGGTGCCGCAGGGTGTGCCTCCGGAAGCCAGAAGTGGTTCGGGAAGACCGCCGCCTTAATCAGGAACGCCCAAGTGGCCAAGGCTAAAGCAATTCCAGAGGCAATGACAACATCCCCGTAAGGCTTCCCAACCACCGGGAAGCTCATCCCGTGAACCAACGCGCTCAAGTTTGCGAAGTTCAGTGTTCCAAAGCCGTAGTAAAGGACTCCTAAGGCTAGGAAGTACATCGTCGTTCCAACCGCGCCAATCAGCGCGTATTTTAATCCAGCGACGACAGAATCCCCTCTATCCCTGTAGTACATGACCAAGGCATAAGCCGCGATGCTCGTAACCTCAATCATGACGAAAAGGTTGAACGCGTCGCCCGTGAGGAGAACGCCGAGTAATCCCGCCTCAAGCCCGAGGTAGAGCGTGTAATACCATTCCAACCCACCCTCGCCCTCAAGGTAGCGGTAACTGTAGATTGCGATGAGGAACATTAGTGTGGCAGTTACGAGGGCTATTAAAGCGCT is a genomic window of Thermococcus guaymasensis DSM 11113 containing:
- a CDS encoding proton-conducting transporter transmembrane domain-containing protein, with product MNVIGLTLIIPILFAFALPLTSILVKGNRKVIGAYALTGTGLTLLSAVKLFQLAYSSKEPLIYTFGGWAAPVGIIYEVDRMSALIALVTATLMFLIAIYSYRYLEGEGGLEWYYTLYLGLEAGLLGVLLTGDAFNLFVMIEVTSIAAYALVMYYRDRGDSVVAGLKYALIGAVGTTMYFLALGVLYYGFGTLNFANLSALVHGMSFPVVGKPYGDVVIASGIALALATWAFLIKAAVFPNHFWLPEAHPAAPSPISAILSGLVVNVGVYALARFLYTVYGGTLTSGLSSVVHALSVVLMLLGAVSALFGALMMLVQKDVKRLIAYSTIMHMGYLIMAVGVGSELALSAAIFHMVNHAVAKALLFLSAGVFIHATGSRNLEDLAGLGRRMPVATFSLAVASLSLVGVPPFNVFFSKLLLFNAFLDKNPVLALVLVVSSVTALVAYVRVFYEVWLGKPKKDIDARECWGLSGVCLILALACVVIGLVAPYVVSHYVDPAAVQAVDYKVYVQKAAEYAAKIKLGL